The [Bacillus] selenitireducens MLS10 genome includes a region encoding these proteins:
- a CDS encoding PBP1A family penicillin-binding protein, which produces MTEERYSRQERKKQTANKSAKPKKSKKGIWKKIMVALSVFLVVLLIAGAFSVYAIMRDAPEIDRDQLIIAQNPTIMDVNDQEVQTSLQGAEDREYVNIDDIPPLVREAFIAVEDVRFYDHFGVDLRRIGGAVMANISDGFGAEGASTITQQLVKNLYLDFDKSITRKLQEQYMAVQLERQFTKDQILEMYLNAIYFGAGKYGVGTAADYYLSKSLDELTIEEAALLAGIPQRPNAHNPINNPETSENRRNTVINRMLSAGFISEAEAEAARSVPVEESVNVNTSSSDNGYRFQAYIDQVIEEVEAVEGVEISDIYTSGMTIYTNLDPDIQAYVEEVMNDPGNFRDEIQQGGITILDTETSQVHAIGGKRGGSTGSREFSFATAPQEIGSTAKPIFSYGPGIEYNQWSTWHQFTDEPHEYSSGQSINNFDRSFMGDMTMREALYRSRNIPAVKAIQEIGPNEAHQFAERLGIFTEENNESHALGANQVSTFDMAASYAAFGNGGTFNEPHTVRKVAFPDGYEIEINRDTHQAMEDYTAYMMTDMLKDVLTRGTASGGQANVQGVPIAGKTGSTGFDQDNRDRFNIPSGAIKDSWFIGYSTNLTAAVWTGYDTGRESEINWGNTDYTHARSIFGSVMTRAHDGRTASDFSRPDSVVSVAVEKSTGLLPSDFTPDNEIVTELFVRGTEPSEESEEFFEVEAVSGLTAEYIEEEDLIFTEWQYPDELLSEVSFRLEVQEPEQDFREIDTMKDMQYQFSGPLPGETYTIRVTAVSDEFDDIESEPQTVQVTIPEEEPEEEEEDLPEDENNNEQNNNDIGEPNNDENTPEEPGNGDNQNQNQNQNNQNEPQNNDPETETSESDEAVETSESNSEAPQNENNG; this is translated from the coding sequence ATGACGGAAGAACGTTATTCAAGACAAGAACGAAAAAAACAAACAGCTAATAAATCGGCCAAACCGAAGAAAAGTAAAAAAGGGATATGGAAAAAAATCATGGTTGCCCTTTCCGTATTTCTTGTCGTACTGCTGATCGCCGGTGCTTTTTCTGTCTATGCCATTATGAGAGACGCCCCGGAAATCGATCGGGATCAGTTAATAATTGCTCAGAATCCAACGATTATGGACGTTAACGACCAGGAAGTGCAGACAAGCCTTCAGGGTGCCGAAGACCGTGAATACGTGAATATTGACGATATACCCCCGCTCGTCAGAGAAGCATTCATTGCAGTCGAAGACGTTCGCTTTTACGATCACTTCGGAGTAGACCTCAGGCGAATTGGCGGTGCCGTCATGGCGAATATCAGTGACGGTTTTGGTGCAGAGGGTGCCAGTACCATTACGCAACAGCTTGTAAAGAATCTTTACCTCGATTTTGATAAGAGCATCACCCGTAAATTGCAGGAGCAATACATGGCTGTTCAGCTTGAGCGTCAGTTTACGAAGGATCAGATTCTTGAGATGTATTTAAATGCGATCTACTTTGGTGCCGGTAAATACGGAGTCGGAACAGCCGCCGATTATTATTTGAGCAAAAGCCTCGATGAGTTAACCATTGAAGAAGCCGCTCTCCTGGCAGGGATTCCGCAAAGACCGAATGCCCACAACCCGATAAATAATCCTGAAACTTCCGAAAACCGTCGGAATACGGTCATAAACCGGATGCTTTCTGCAGGCTTTATATCAGAAGCGGAAGCTGAAGCAGCAAGATCAGTTCCTGTTGAGGAATCTGTAAATGTCAATACGAGCTCATCTGATAATGGCTATCGTTTCCAAGCCTATATTGATCAGGTGATTGAAGAAGTGGAAGCTGTTGAAGGCGTCGAAATCAGTGATATCTATACGAGTGGTATGACAATCTATACAAATCTCGACCCAGACATCCAGGCTTATGTAGAAGAAGTCATGAATGATCCCGGTAATTTCAGAGATGAAATTCAGCAAGGCGGGATTACCATTTTGGATACAGAGACGAGCCAGGTCCACGCGATCGGCGGTAAAAGAGGCGGATCTACGGGCTCGAGAGAATTCAGTTTTGCAACTGCGCCTCAGGAGATTGGTTCGACCGCAAAACCTATTTTTTCTTATGGCCCTGGTATTGAATATAATCAGTGGTCCACATGGCACCAGTTTACGGATGAGCCTCATGAATACAGCAGCGGTCAGTCCATCAACAACTTCGATCGCTCATTTATGGGGGATATGACGATGAGAGAAGCGCTGTACCGATCCCGTAATATCCCGGCAGTTAAAGCTATTCAGGAGATCGGACCAAACGAGGCCCATCAGTTTGCCGAACGGCTGGGTATCTTCACAGAAGAAAACAATGAATCGCATGCTCTGGGAGCCAACCAAGTTTCTACATTTGATATGGCAGCGTCTTATGCGGCCTTCGGAAATGGTGGCACATTTAACGAACCTCACACGGTCAGAAAAGTTGCATTTCCTGACGGCTACGAAATTGAAATTAATCGGGACACACACCAGGCGATGGAAGATTATACGGCTTACATGATGACCGATATGTTAAAAGATGTATTGACGAGAGGAACAGCCAGCGGCGGTCAAGCAAATGTACAAGGCGTTCCAATTGCCGGGAAAACCGGCTCAACTGGATTTGACCAAGATAACCGCGATCGTTTTAATATCCCTTCAGGTGCCATTAAAGACAGCTGGTTTATCGGATACTCGACCAATTTAACAGCCGCAGTTTGGACCGGTTACGATACCGGCCGTGAATCTGAAATTAACTGGGGCAACACCGATTACACACATGCACGGTCCATTTTCGGCTCCGTTATGACGAGAGCGCATGATGGTCGAACAGCTTCTGATTTTTCAAGACCTGATTCAGTGGTCAGTGTTGCTGTTGAGAAATCAACCGGCCTCCTGCCAAGCGATTTCACTCCGGATAACGAAATTGTAACTGAACTTTTTGTTCGCGGAACAGAGCCGTCTGAGGAGTCCGAAGAATTCTTTGAAGTGGAAGCTGTTTCAGGACTTACCGCAGAATATATCGAAGAAGAGGATCTCATCTTTACCGAGTGGCAATATCCGGATGAACTCCTCAGTGAGGTCAGCTTCCGACTCGAAGTACAGGAACCTGAACAGGATTTCCGTGAAATTGATACGATGAAAGATATGCAGTATCAATTTAGCGGTCCTTTACCAGGCGAGACCTATACGATCAGAGTCACGGCAGTATCCGATGAGTTTGATGATATTGAGAGTGAACCACAGACCGTACAGGTGACGATTCCTGAAGAAGAACCTGAAGAAGAGGAAGAAGATCTGCCGGAAGACGAAAATAATAATGAACAGAACAACAACGACATTGGTGAACCAAACAATGATGAAAACACGCCTGAAGAACCAGGAAACGGCGATAATCAAAATCAAAACCAGAATCAAAATAATCAAAATGAGCCTCAAAACAATGATCCGGAAACAGAAACTTCCGAATCAGATGAAGCTGTGGAAACAAGTGAATCCAATTCAGAAGCGCCTCAAAATGAGAATAACGGTTAA
- a CDS encoding YppE family protein, producing MNTDKLIQQTKELRALNQEAESHFYHFAEEGREASFFDEVKPFADRVSHALSEWQSDLNEWMKTYNPSYLHWSQVEQMIEHFEVVSVKAFSEDTRKKQFIEQIKSIEYTLSVIAGELEKGEK from the coding sequence ATGAATACAGACAAATTGATACAACAGACAAAAGAATTAAGAGCATTAAACCAGGAAGCAGAGTCACATTTCTATCATTTTGCCGAAGAGGGACGAGAAGCCTCATTTTTTGATGAGGTAAAACCTTTTGCTGATCGTGTTTCGCATGCCCTCTCAGAGTGGCAATCGGATCTGAATGAGTGGATGAAGACTTACAATCCTTCCTATTTGCACTGGTCTCAGGTCGAACAGATGATTGAGCATTTCGAAGTGGTATCGGTCAAGGCATTTTCAGAGGATACAAGAAAAAAACAGTTTATTGAACAGATCAAATCAATCGAATATACGCTATCTGTCATTGCAGGGGAGTTGGAGAAAGGTGAAAAGTAA
- a CDS encoding cysteine hydrolase family protein: MKALLVIDYTNDFVATDGKLTCGERGQSIEARITALTKSFFDHGHYVVMAVDSHEKEDRYHPEFPLFPEHNVRGTDGRTLYGTLGDLYERIRKGTPSNLYWMDKTRYSAFAGTDLELKLRERGISELHVSGVCTDICVLHTAVDAFNKGFSIVVHEDAVESFDPQGHDWALSHFQNTLGAQTVTGYQE, from the coding sequence ATGAAAGCATTACTGGTAATTGATTATACCAATGATTTTGTGGCAACAGATGGCAAGTTAACCTGTGGAGAGCGGGGACAGTCCATTGAAGCGAGGATTACTGCATTAACTAAGTCCTTTTTTGACCACGGACATTATGTGGTAATGGCTGTGGATTCTCATGAGAAAGAAGACCGATATCATCCGGAGTTCCCGCTTTTTCCCGAGCATAACGTCCGGGGAACGGATGGACGGACTTTATATGGAACGTTAGGGGATCTTTATGAGAGAATCCGCAAGGGAACGCCCTCAAATCTTTACTGGATGGATAAGACGCGTTACAGCGCATTTGCAGGCACTGATTTAGAATTGAAACTCAGAGAACGCGGCATCAGCGAACTTCATGTGAGCGGCGTATGTACAGATATCTGTGTTCTTCATACGGCTGTTGATGCGTTTAATAAGGGATTTTCGATCGTCGTACATGAAGATGCTGTTGAGAGTTTCGATCCCCAGGGGCACGATTGGGCATTGAGTCATTTTCAGAATACGCTGGGTGCACAAACGGTCACAGGCTATCAAGAATAG
- a CDS encoding metallophosphoesterase family protein, with the protein MRLALLSDIHGNEAALRAVLEDLSRKNASHVAVLGDISYRGPKPKECLDLIRELHGKVIKGNADEWLIRGIREGELPQQAFAIMQREQAWSYGKMTDEGLHYLNQLPTELEIPLTNRIQLYATHAFPDDLFKVIPEHAENSAFDAFFEHNPRAMYYAYGHIHIPHMRNITGNTLLNTGSIGLPFDGNPDASYVMLERTNDSISTSFHRVAYDIEKAVFDLKDTDYPEDAAPLLESIYRTGKKP; encoded by the coding sequence GTGAGACTTGCATTGCTATCAGATATTCACGGAAACGAAGCTGCACTGAGGGCTGTTCTGGAGGACCTTTCACGGAAAAATGCCTCTCATGTTGCCGTTCTCGGTGATATTTCCTACAGAGGGCCAAAACCTAAAGAATGTTTGGACCTGATTCGTGAACTTCACGGAAAAGTGATTAAAGGGAATGCAGATGAATGGCTGATCAGGGGTATCAGAGAAGGGGAACTTCCACAGCAAGCGTTTGCAATCATGCAACGTGAACAAGCTTGGTCCTATGGAAAAATGACAGATGAAGGACTTCATTACTTAAATCAGCTTCCAACAGAACTTGAAATTCCCCTCACCAACAGGATTCAGCTCTATGCAACTCACGCTTTTCCGGATGATCTGTTTAAAGTGATTCCGGAACATGCAGAGAACAGTGCATTTGATGCGTTCTTTGAACATAATCCGCGTGCAATGTATTATGCATACGGTCATATTCATATTCCGCATATGAGAAATATCACAGGCAACACTTTACTGAATACGGGGAGTATCGGTTTGCCATTTGACGGTAACCCGGACGCCTCATACGTTATGCTCGAACGAACAAATGACAGCATCAGCACATCCTTTCATCGTGTTGCTTACGATATAGAAAAAGCGGTATTTGATTTGAAAGATACCGATTATCCCGAAGATGCAGCTCCCCTGCTTGAATCGATTTACCGAACCGGCAAAAAGCCATGA
- a CDS encoding virulence factor has protein sequence MKIKTIEPTPSPNTMKVILNESLPSGTANNYKSDEKNKAPEPITSILAIEGVTGVYHVADFLAIERHPKTDWKTILASVRMVFGDDSDADEGNGHQIDEHFGEVTVQVQEFKGIPMQVKIQSADEEHRTGLSERFIHAVAEATMPDDNVVMERKWKEKRARYGELDEVAKAVAEEIEATYSDERIAELIEYAKNPDVAARSAESKWIKVTTDMFQKEDWKDRFALLEQMNPELEDLEVLDMALHDDNASIRRLAVVYLSMLEDEKVIPYLEKAMSDRSVSVRRTAGDGFSDIGSKSGIPVMIKALQDKSKLVRWRAAMFLYEEGDESAISALKDAEDDPEFEVALQAKMARARIEGGEEAKGSVWKQMTEAFGNE, from the coding sequence ATGAAAATCAAAACGATTGAACCAACACCAAGTCCGAATACGATGAAGGTAATCTTGAACGAAAGTTTACCTTCAGGAACCGCAAACAACTATAAGTCAGATGAAAAAAATAAGGCACCTGAGCCAATCACCTCCATTTTAGCAATCGAAGGTGTAACCGGTGTTTACCATGTTGCCGATTTCCTTGCCATTGAACGTCACCCGAAAACAGATTGGAAAACGATCCTTGCTTCGGTCAGGATGGTATTTGGGGATGATTCGGATGCGGATGAAGGGAACGGACATCAAATTGATGAACATTTTGGTGAAGTTACCGTTCAGGTCCAGGAGTTTAAAGGAATCCCGATGCAGGTAAAAATCCAGTCCGCAGATGAGGAACACCGGACAGGTCTGTCTGAGCGATTTATTCATGCAGTGGCTGAGGCGACCATGCCTGATGACAATGTCGTGATGGAGAGAAAGTGGAAAGAAAAACGGGCGCGCTATGGTGAACTTGATGAAGTTGCGAAAGCAGTTGCAGAGGAGATCGAGGCAACGTACAGCGATGAACGTATCGCTGAATTAATCGAGTACGCAAAGAACCCTGATGTTGCGGCGCGATCTGCAGAAAGCAAGTGGATTAAGGTCACAACTGACATGTTCCAAAAAGAGGATTGGAAAGACCGATTTGCGCTACTTGAACAAATGAATCCTGAACTTGAGGATCTTGAGGTTCTCGATATGGCGCTGCATGATGACAATGCATCTATCAGACGTCTTGCAGTTGTTTATCTCAGTATGCTTGAAGATGAAAAGGTTATCCCGTATCTGGAAAAGGCGATGAGTGACAGATCTGTATCTGTCAGAAGAACAGCTGGTGACGGATTTAGTGATATTGGAAGTAAATCAGGTATTCCTGTCATGATAAAAGCACTTCAGGATAAAAGTAAGCTGGTCCGATGGCGTGCTGCCATGTTTCTCTATGAAGAAGGAGATGAGTCCGCCATTTCTGCGTTGAAAGATGCAGAGGATGACCCTGAATTTGAAGTTGCTTTGCAAGCGAAAATGGCAAGGGCAAGAATTGAAGGAGGGGAAGAAGCAAAAGGTTCTGTATGGAAGCAAATGACGGAGGCGTTCGGTAACGAGTAA
- a CDS encoding PH domain-containing protein — MMNDHRNQSERRDLDDLADDREQGQFDPEKPHTQDSFDQTDQFEDTETDSNETSEDQPAEPEEPSVPVTELYDPAPSFEAGEKRSLPNLPLAEKTLSAWRIGAVIEAVFLFLFPLGYWGVSQFTALPEWGLYVLILVTFVWGLFHIIIWQSLIWSRWKYQVYEDEVELMFGVIVKRRIIIPMIRVQHVDTRQGPVLRYFGLASVTISTAATVHEIPGLTMDNADRLRDQIAELAREADPDE; from the coding sequence ATGATGAACGATCATCGTAATCAGTCAGAAAGAAGAGACCTCGATGATTTGGCAGATGATCGTGAACAGGGTCAATTTGATCCAGAAAAACCGCATACTCAGGACAGTTTCGATCAAACAGATCAATTTGAGGATACTGAAACGGATTCAAACGAGACATCTGAAGATCAGCCTGCAGAGCCGGAAGAGCCATCTGTACCGGTTACGGAACTGTATGACCCGGCTCCTTCCTTTGAGGCTGGAGAAAAACGGTCTCTTCCGAATTTACCGCTGGCTGAAAAGACATTATCTGCATGGCGGATCGGCGCTGTTATAGAGGCCGTTTTTCTTTTCCTTTTTCCTCTGGGCTACTGGGGTGTGAGTCAGTTTACAGCACTTCCTGAATGGGGGCTCTATGTTCTTATTCTTGTTACTTTTGTATGGGGTCTCTTTCATATAATTATTTGGCAATCACTGATTTGGTCCCGCTGGAAATACCAAGTTTATGAAGATGAAGTTGAATTGATGTTCGGGGTTATCGTAAAACGGCGAATTATCATCCCGATGATCCGGGTTCAACATGTTGATACGAGACAGGGGCCTGTTCTCAGATACTTTGGCCTTGCAAGTGTTACGATCTCCACTGCTGCAACCGTTCATGAAATTCCGGGATTAACGATGGACAATGCTGACCGTCTCCGTGATCAGATAGCCGAATTGGCTAGGGAAGCTGATCCCGATGAATAA
- a CDS encoding PH domain-containing protein: protein MNNWKRQHPVTILVYFVNALRQLIITMVAVVVIGNTGEGLASGFYVLFFMLILGVSGISAAISWWKFEYSLFPEELRIRQGLIFRKNRFIRKERVQSIDFNAHLVQRLFGLVEVRIETAGGGSEPEFRLVALTREEAVQIKRELREKSSYSVADHEQYGMDQRSELAEEQQRTNKDSQSEPELPSWIGDYVEYDDKEIDYDWDDLEEENIEADYEWQLTPGRLAAAAMTASGVGLAATFLTAIVSQVPQFLPAWMFNAAVSWFLASSVTFILSILVMILFVAWVFTSIGAIIRYGKFTLKKWGNEIHISRGLLEKRQLTIKANRVTAVRIVQNPIRQLFGFYAVYIESAGGGTKEEDFSTILVPMATYKEIQSLLDRTLPEFSYDRQYAGLPGKSLRRYMIKLIVPSLILAGASVYFLPLGWLAFILPLLGALLGYIQYRAAGLGFQQDHLQLRYRIIDVTELLIPKYRIQAMESNQNPLQRLDDLYTIQVSVLSSIMGKSFQLRHIHISQRETAFRWYSYQSEKNMYHFDEGIIEEDDIK, encoded by the coding sequence ATGAATAATTGGAAAAGGCAACATCCTGTAACGATACTTGTCTATTTTGTCAATGCCCTGAGACAGCTGATTATCACAATGGTCGCCGTTGTTGTGATCGGAAATACCGGTGAAGGACTCGCATCAGGATTTTATGTTCTTTTTTTTATGTTGATACTTGGTGTTAGCGGTATTTCTGCAGCCATAAGCTGGTGGAAGTTTGAATATTCACTGTTCCCGGAAGAGCTGCGGATCAGACAGGGGCTTATTTTCAGAAAAAACCGATTCATACGCAAAGAACGCGTACAAAGTATTGATTTTAACGCACATCTCGTACAACGGTTATTCGGGCTTGTTGAAGTTCGAATAGAAACTGCGGGTGGAGGTTCTGAACCGGAATTCAGGCTGGTCGCACTTACGAGAGAAGAAGCTGTTCAAATCAAGCGCGAGCTGAGAGAAAAATCATCTTATTCAGTTGCTGATCATGAACAGTACGGGATGGATCAACGCTCTGAGTTGGCAGAAGAACAGCAACGAACGAACAAGGATAGTCAGTCTGAACCTGAACTCCCGTCATGGATCGGAGATTATGTTGAATACGATGATAAAGAGATCGATTATGACTGGGATGATCTTGAGGAGGAGAATATTGAGGCTGATTATGAATGGCAATTAACTCCCGGAAGACTTGCAGCGGCAGCAATGACGGCAAGTGGTGTTGGATTGGCTGCCACTTTTTTAACTGCAATCGTCTCACAGGTTCCTCAATTCCTTCCTGCATGGATGTTTAATGCAGCTGTCAGCTGGTTCCTTGCCTCAAGCGTAACTTTTATCTTATCCATTCTTGTGATGATTTTGTTTGTAGCATGGGTTTTCACCAGTATTGGTGCAATAATTCGATATGGAAAATTCACATTAAAAAAATGGGGCAATGAAATTCATATTTCAAGAGGCCTCCTGGAAAAAAGACAGCTGACCATTAAAGCAAACAGAGTCACAGCAGTGCGAATTGTACAAAACCCAATCCGCCAATTATTTGGCTTTTATGCCGTGTATATCGAGAGTGCGGGTGGGGGAACAAAAGAAGAAGATTTCTCGACAATTCTCGTTCCAATGGCTACTTACAAAGAGATTCAGTCACTGTTGGACAGAACTTTACCCGAGTTTTCTTATGACAGGCAATATGCGGGTCTGCCAGGTAAAAGTCTGAGACGTTATATGATCAAACTGATTGTACCGTCTCTGATTCTGGCGGGGGCCTCCGTATACTTTCTTCCCCTCGGCTGGCTTGCATTTATACTGCCTCTATTGGGTGCTTTACTTGGTTATATTCAGTATCGGGCAGCCGGTCTCGGGTTTCAGCAGGATCATCTGCAGCTGAGATACCGAATCATTGATGTCACGGAACTATTGATTCCGAAGTACAGGATTCAGGCAATGGAATCAAATCAAAATCCACTTCAACGTCTGGATGATCTGTATACCATTCAGGTCTCTGTTTTAAGCAGCATCATGGGTAAAAGCTTTCAACTCCGCCACATTCATATTTCTCAAAGAGAAACGGCGTTCAGGTGGTATTCTTATCAAAGTGAAAAAAATATGTATCATTTTGATGAGGGTATAATTGAGGAAGATGATATCAAATAA
- the recU gene encoding Holliday junction resolvase RecU has product MAIRYPNGKKYSEKRILKTKKNVNKKDSRYSNRGMSLEEEINESNQYYIAHGLANIHKKPTPIQIVNVHYPSRSAAVITEAYFQKASTTDYNGVYKGKYIDFEAKETKNKTSFPLKNFHDHQINHMIDVIKHGGICFSILRFSATGETFLLKAEYILSWYDQNEDRKSIPKSYIEEHGSLLKQGFLPSIDYLKAVDSMIDCQ; this is encoded by the coding sequence ATGGCGATTCGATATCCAAACGGAAAAAAATATTCGGAAAAACGAATCCTTAAGACAAAAAAGAACGTCAATAAAAAAGATAGCAGATACAGTAATCGCGGAATGAGTCTCGAAGAAGAAATCAATGAGTCAAATCAGTATTATATTGCACATGGATTAGCGAACATTCACAAAAAACCGACGCCGATCCAAATCGTGAACGTGCATTATCCAAGCCGAAGCGCTGCAGTTATTACAGAGGCATATTTTCAGAAAGCCTCTACCACTGATTATAATGGCGTATACAAAGGAAAATACATCGACTTTGAAGCGAAAGAAACGAAAAATAAAACCAGCTTTCCGTTAAAAAACTTTCACGATCACCAGATTAATCATATGATCGATGTGATCAAACACGGCGGGATCTGTTTTTCAATTCTCCGTTTTTCCGCAACCGGTGAAACCTTTCTGCTTAAAGCCGAGTATATTCTGTCATGGTATGATCAAAATGAAGACAGGAAGTCGATTCCTAAATCTTATATTGAAGAGCACGGTTCACTTCTCAAACAGGGCTTTCTCCCGAGTATTGACTATCTGAAAGCAGTCGACAGCATGATTGACTGCCAATGA
- the cbpA gene encoding cyclic di-AMP binding protein CbpA codes for MTVKIKYNVIPKKQVVTCRADFTIKQAEETLEKSGYRCVPVLDETGTYFKGNIYIQEVYRAIVKETAKWDDPVTDLIEDEDIIISESASFFRIFTNIKKYPYLAVTDENKKFSGILTHANVMSILEDSWGVKTGSYTMTVSTHEYQGALSTIVDAVKKYTNLQSVMSIDNESTFFRRIILTLPSDASEETMKKTVKELEKQGFRVFDVDKI; via the coding sequence ATGACAGTGAAGATCAAATACAACGTTATTCCTAAAAAACAAGTCGTAACATGCAGAGCAGATTTCACAATTAAACAAGCCGAAGAGACGCTGGAAAAGAGTGGTTACCGATGCGTACCCGTATTGGATGAAACCGGTACATACTTTAAGGGGAACATTTATATACAGGAAGTATACAGAGCCATCGTAAAAGAAACGGCTAAATGGGACGACCCTGTCACTGACCTGATTGAGGATGAAGACATCATCATTTCCGAATCCGCATCTTTCTTCAGAATCTTCACGAACATTAAGAAATATCCTTATTTGGCCGTAACCGACGAGAATAAAAAATTCAGCGGTATCCTGACCCATGCAAATGTCATGTCCATCCTTGAGGATTCCTGGGGAGTTAAAACCGGAAGCTATACGATGACCGTTTCCACCCATGAGTATCAGGGAGCCCTCAGTACTATTGTTGACGCGGTAAAGAAATACACCAATCTTCAGAGTGTCATGTCCATTGATAACGAGAGTACGTTCTTCAGAAGAATTATTTTGACATTGCCTTCGGATGCATCTGAAGAAACAATGAAAAAGACAGTGAAAGAATTAGAGAAACAAGGATTCCGCGTCTTCGATGTCGATAAAATATAA
- a CDS encoding TlpA disulfide reductase family protein — MELRDKQHFELSTISGDETFRLLDFKGTPLVLTFWVSWCPDCERDLKIKHELAQKIPGDELQFVMIHVTGRDTSTEAGKAFMQEKGYSFLSLSDRGTQIYDAWHCMTAPTTFIMDSNLTVLGRLNDKSSFEELMTAIGKAIQ, encoded by the coding sequence TTGGAACTGAGAGATAAACAGCACTTCGAACTATCAACGATATCAGGAGATGAAACGTTTCGTTTACTAGATTTTAAAGGAACACCGCTTGTTTTGACTTTTTGGGTCTCCTGGTGCCCAGACTGTGAAAGGGATTTAAAAATAAAGCATGAGCTCGCACAAAAAATACCCGGAGACGAGCTTCAGTTTGTAATGATTCATGTTACCGGTAGAGATACATCCACAGAGGCGGGCAAAGCATTCATGCAAGAAAAGGGCTATTCGTTTCTGTCACTGTCTGATCGTGGCACACAGATTTATGATGCATGGCATTGTATGACTGCACCCACTACGTTTATTATGGATTCAAATTTAACAGTCTTGGGGCGCTTGAACGATAAAAGCAGCTTCGAAGAGTTGATGACTGCAATTGGAAAAGCGATTCAGTGA
- a CDS encoding TcaA NTF2-like domain-containing protein: protein MKSNGLIVLFSLAVMLLAACEGHEDDWVPLSDDERENELMIFMEEYKDAWESAIDAGTFSPAEPFFIPNSQVYHMERRQQQQISGNRQSERFLYAEDIEIKQNQDGDYQISWIEFIETTGTEEEEHSRARRYTISDRGEGDFRIIAVERETDIE, encoded by the coding sequence GTGAAAAGTAATGGATTGATTGTTTTATTCTCCCTGGCAGTGATGCTGCTTGCGGCCTGTGAAGGTCATGAAGATGACTGGGTTCCACTTTCCGACGATGAGCGGGAGAATGAACTAATGATCTTTATGGAGGAATATAAGGATGCATGGGAATCAGCCATCGATGCTGGGACATTTTCTCCGGCTGAGCCTTTCTTTATTCCGAACAGTCAGGTCTACCATATGGAAAGAAGACAGCAGCAACAGATATCAGGAAACCGTCAGTCTGAAAGGTTTCTGTATGCTGAAGATATTGAGATCAAACAAAATCAGGATGGGGATTACCAAATTTCGTGGATTGAATTTATTGAAACAACCGGCACAGAAGAAGAGGAACATTCAAGGGCACGAAGGTATACGATATCTGACCGCGGCGAGGGAGATTTTCGGATTATAGCTGTTGAACGGGAAACGGATATCGAATAA
- a CDS encoding thioredoxin family protein has translation MIELTNESEAIVLQKGVLFLHTPLCGTCKMAGQFLQIAEQIPDIPEIFSMDLNMAPHIAKDWKIESVPCLVVIDDGNVTDRMYAFKSIPDIVAFVTFNQKKG, from the coding sequence ATGATTGAATTAACGAATGAATCAGAGGCAATCGTTTTACAAAAAGGTGTATTGTTTTTGCATACGCCTTTGTGCGGTACGTGCAAAATGGCTGGCCAATTTCTTCAGATCGCTGAACAGATTCCGGATATTCCAGAAATCTTCTCGATGGATTTGAATATGGCTCCGCATATTGCGAAAGATTGGAAAATTGAAAGTGTGCCATGCCTGGTCGTCATCGACGATGGAAATGTGACAGACAGGATGTATGCCTTTAAATCCATTCCGGATATAGTGGCGTTTGTCACGTTTAATCAGAAGAAAGGGTGA